CCGACGATCTGCTTTGTGCAAAGGTCTTTCACAACAGCGCAGTAGAGCCAGCCCTCGCCGGTGGGGATATAGGTAATATCGCCGACCCATGCGGTGTCTGGCTTGTCAAAGGAGAAGCGGCGCGCAAGGAGATTGGGCGCGATGGGGTGCGCGTGTCTTGAGTTGGTCGTGGCTTTGTAGGCACGCCTGCGCGTGGAGGAGATGTTCATCTCGTTCATCAGGCGGTGGATGCGCTTGCGCGAGCAGGAAAGCTGCGGGCGGATCAGGTGATACAGGCTGTCCAGCCCAAGGGCGGGATAACGCTGGTGCAGGCTCAGCAGCCGGCGTTTCAGTTCCTGATCCTTCTGCCGGCGCAAAGAGGGTTTGCGGCCCAGCCATTCGTAGTACCCGCTGCGGGAGACCTCCAGCAGTCGGCATACAAGTTCCACAGAGGCCCCCGCGCGGGCCGTACGGATGTACCGGTACTTGTCCTCTATGGTTTGGAAAGTATGCCGACGGATTTTTTTAGGATGTCAATGACCCCGTCTTTCTCTTCAAGCTTCTTGCGCAGTGCTCGAATCTCCGTCTCCAGTTCGCGCAGGCGTCTGGCGTCGCGGTTTTGGCGGTCAGCTTGCCCCGGCGATGGTGCGCCCGCCGCTTTCAGCCAGCTGCGCAGCGTGTCGATGCAGATGCCGAGTTCCGCGGCCACCTCCCGGCTGGGCCGCCCCTGCTCGGTGACCATCCGCACTGCCCCCGCCTTGAAGGCCTCATCGTAACGCGGCGGCGCTGGGTGCTTTCGTTCTTTGGTTGACATTTTTCATTACCCCTTTCCATTATACAGATTGTTTTTCTGTCCGGCAAATCGGGTATGGGGGCAGGGCGAGCAGCTTACCCGCGCCGGGAATGAATACCGCTGGAAACGGCATGACAGCTTGACCGTCCGGGGAAACAAATGGTACAGGCACAGCCAGAGCAAGGGCGGCGGCCCCGTTGATTTTGTCATGGAGTTTTTCGGCAGGAGCTTCACCGAAGCCGTAGAACTTCTCACAGGGGAAAAGGGAGCCGCACCGCCGCCGGACAGACCTTGCCCCGCGTCCCTTTCCGACTTCCGGCTACCGCCCCCAAACAGCGACAACCGGACAGCGAGGAACTACCTCACAGCAGCCCGCCGCATTGATGAAGATGTGACGGGCTTTTTCTTTGCCCGCGGCGATATTTACGAGGACGCAGCCCACCACAACGCCGTATTTGTGGGGAGGGATGAGGACGGAATACCGCGCTACGCCCACAGCAAGGGAACGGCGGGAAACTTCCGGCTTGATGTGAAAGGCAGCGACAAAGCCTTTAATTTCTGCTACCGGGGCGAGGGCGAAAGGCTTTTTGTCTTTGAAGCTCCCGTTGACCTGTTATCTTTCCTCTGCCTGTTCAAAAAGGCGTGGCAGAAGCAAAGCTACCTGTCATTGGGCGGCGTGGGAGAAAAAGCCCTGTTGCGTTTCCTCTCTGACCGCCCGAATATCAAGACCGTTTACCTCTGCCTTGACAGCGACCAAGCCGGAAACGACGCTTGCAGCCGCCTTGCGGAGCTTATGCCGGAGGGCTTGACCGTCCACCGCCTTGTGCCGCTTTACAAGGACTGGAACGAGGTATTGCAGCACCGGGCGGAAATCACAGACGGGAAGTATATCCGGGAAGCGGTTTACGGCTTGAAAGAGCCGCCGCAGGAAGAAACCGTCGAGATTATCCGCATGAGCGAGGTGGACACGCAGACCGTTGAATGGCTATGGGAGCCGTATATCCCTTTTGGGAAAGTAACCATTGTGCAAGGCAACCCCGGCGAGGGCAAGACTACCTTTGCCCTACGCCTTGCCGCCGCCTGCACCACCGGGGGAACGCTGCCGGGAATGAAGCCCTTGCCGCCATTCCAGGTGATTTACCAGACCGCCGAGGACGGGCTGGGCGATACCGTCAAGCCCCGCTTGATAGAAGCCGAAGCCGACCTTGACCGCGTGCTTGTGATTGATGAAGCCAAACGGGAGCTTACCCTCTCCGACGAGCGCATAGAAAAGGCAATCACGCAGAACGGGGCGCGGCTGATTATCCTTGACCCCATACAGGCGTACATGGGCGAAAAGACCGACATGAACCGGGCAAACGAAGTGCGCCCCATGTTCCGCCGCCTTGCCGATGTTGCCGAGCGTACCGGGTGCGCCGTTATCCTTATCGGACACCTCAACAAAGCCGCCGGAGGGCAGAGCGCATACCGGGGATTAGGTTCTATCGACTTCCGCGCCGCAGCAAGGAGCGTCCTGCTGATCGGGCGCGTGAAGCGGGAGCCGAATGTGCGCGTTATCGTCCATGACAAATCTTCTCTTGCGCCGGAGGGAAAGCCCGTTGCCTTTTGCCTTGACCCGGAAACAGGCTTTTCATGGATAGGCGAATACGATATAACCGCCGACGAGCTGCTGTCCGGCGCGGGCGGGAACACCGCCACCAAAACCGAACAGGCCGAGAAGCTGATACTTGACTTACTCGCAGACGGGAAAGAGCTTGCCAGTGAGGACATTGTAAAGGCCGCATCCGAAGCCGGAATATCCGAGAGGACGGTACAGAACGCCAAGCGGAACATGGGCGGTATTTTAGGCGCAAGGCGTGTCGGCGGTCAATGGTATAACTTCATCAAGAAGAAGCAGCCGCCCGAACCCGCAAGCTGAAAGTGCAAAACGCAGACCCTTTGCACCTTGCACTTTCGCACTTTCACAAGAATTTGCGTCAATAACTCAAAAAAGCACTTGACAAAACGCTTCATGGGGCAACGCAGAGGACATCAAGCCCTACACTGACCCCACCTTTACCAACAACGTCATTCTCACCCAGACGGAGCGGCTGACCATGAACAGCCGACCCAAGGACCCGAAAACCGCGCGGAACAAAAACGTGCTGGTGGTGGGCGGCTCCGGCAGCGGCAAGACGCGGTTTTTCATCAAGCCCAACCTCATGCAGCTTCACAGTTCCTACGTTGTCACCGATCCAAAAGGCAGCATCGTGGTCGAATGTGGAAAATTACTCCAGCGGAACCTGTATAAAATCAAGATACTGAACACGATCAACTTCAAAAAGTCCCACCACTACAACCCCTTCGCGTATCTCCACAGCGAGAAGGACATTCTGAAGCTGGTCACGACCCTCATTGCCAACACGCAGGGGGACGGAAAATCCGGCGACGATTTCTGGCGCAAGGCGGAGACGCTGCTCTACACGGCCCTCATCGGGTATATCTACTACGAAGCGCCGGTGGAGGAGCAGAACTTCGCCACCCTCATCGAGATGATCAACACCATGGAGGTGCGGGAGGACGACGAGGACTTCAAAAATCCCGTCGATCTGATGTTTGAGGAACTGGCAAAACGGGAGCCGCATCACTTCGCCGTGCGCCAATATGCCAAATATCGCTTAGCGGCGGGTGTTATATGCTCTAAGTGACTTCTTAATCACGATTTTTTCTCATGGTTAGTGAAGCGACACTTAGAGCATATTTCATTTCAGGAGGACAACGCTATGATGAGATCATCAACACCCCTAACACTCCCACCGTATCGGCCTTTTCCGCAGGGCGACAGCATGAAAGGTTCCAGAGCATACCTGTATTGCCGCGTAGCACACAATGACGGTTTTTCACTGGAATTGCAGAAAAAAGAACTCCTGCAATTTGCAGAGCAGGCCGGGCTTGAAATCGTGGGTATTTCCGCTGAATATGCTGGCGGAAGAACTTTAGACCGTGGCGGGCTTAATGAGGTCAGTCAGGCAATTTGCAGCGGCAAGGCTGACATAGTGCTGGTGAAAAGCACTTCCCGCATTGCAAGGGATATGCCGCAATTCCAAGAGTACATCCGGCTTTTGAGCGAGAATGGAGCAACACTCTGCTGCATGCAGGAACAGCTTGTATTCGGAGGGAGGTATCGTCATGCTGAAAACTAAAATAACACCTTTGTACGAAAGATTGAGCCATGACGATGAACTGAATGGAGAATCCAACTCCATCAGCAATCAGAAATCCATGCTGGAGGACTACGCCAGACGCAACGGTTTTCCCAACCCGACCCACTTTACGGACGATGGAATTTCAGGAACCCGCTTTGACCGCCCCGGATTTAATGCCATGATGGAGGAAGTCGAGGCTGGCCGTGTGGAGGCAATCATCATCAAAGACATGAGCCGGTTAGGACGCGACTATCTTAAAGTCGGTCAGATCATGGAGATTCTGCGAATCAAGGGCGTGCGGCTCATTGCCATCAATGACGGTGTGGACAGTATCAACGGCGATGACGATTTTACCCCTTTCCGCAACATTATGAACGAGTATTATGCCCGTGATACCAGCAAGAAGATCAAATCCGTGTTCAAGGCGAAAGGCATGAGCGGAAAGCACCTGACTGGCACTGTCATTTACGGCTACCTGTGGGACGAGAAGCGGGAACACTGGTTTGTGGATGAAGAAGCTGCCGCCGTTGTCAAGCAGATTTTCCGGCTGACAATGGAGGGATTCGGCCCGTACCAAATCTCACAGCTTTTGAAGCAGCAGAAAGTGGAAATCCCGTCCGTCCACCTTGCCCGGTACGGCGAGGGCGTGAACAAAAATAAGACGGTCAAAGACATTTACGGCTGGGGATCGTCCACTATCGTGAATATTCTGAAAAAGCGCGAATACTTAGGCCATACCATCAATTTCAAGACCCGCAAGCACTTCAAAGACAAGAAAAGCCACTATGTCGATGAAAGCGAATGGACAATTTTTGAAAATACCCATGAAGCAATCATCGACCAGGAAACCTTTGATAATGTGCAGCGCATCCGGGGGAATGTGAAGCGATACCCGGACGGCTGGGGCGAGGCCGCCCCTCTGACCGGACTTCTCTACTGTGCCGACTGCGGCGCAAAGATGTATGTCCACCGCATGAACAACGGCAAGCGTATTTCGCAATATACCTGTGCCAATTACAGCAAGACACCGGTGGGCGTCCTCTGCCCCACACAGCACCGGATCAACGAGAGCGCGGTTCTGAACCTTGTTTCCGATATGCTCCGGGCGATTGCCGATTACTCCAAGAACAACCGCACTGAGTTTGTTCGGACTGTTCAGGAGACACAGGCGGCACAGCAGGCCAGCAACATTTCCAAAAAGAAAAAGCGGCTGGCCGCCGCACAGAAACGCGCCGGGGAACTGGAAAAGCTGATGTGCCGGATTTATGAGGATAACGTGTTAGGCAAGCTGCCGGATGCCCGGTATGCCGCCCTTGACGCACAGTACGCGAAAGAACAGGGGGAGCTTGCCAGCGAGATCGCAGAGCTGGAAAAGGCAATCCGGGACTACGAGCAGACACGGAAATCTGCGGAGAAGTTTATCTCGCTGATTGACAAGTATGAGAATTTTGACAATCTGACAACCGCCATGCTCAATGAGTTTGTAGAGAAAATCCTTGTCCATGAACGCGACCGGAAAGGCAGCATTGAAACCACACAGGAGATTGAGATTTATTTCAACTTTGTCGGAAAATATGTTCCGCCCCACTTCGGGGAAGTTGATCTGACCCCGGAGGAATTAGAAGCCCTGCGGAAGAAAGAGGAACGCAAGGACAGGCTTCATCAGAACTATTTGAAGCGGAAAGCCAGCGGTGCACAGAAACGGTATGAGGACAAGATCAAGGCAAAGAAAAAAGCGGAAATGGACGCTAAGAAAGCGGCTATCCGGGCAGAGGATATGGCAAGAGGCGTGTTTATTCCAGTGAGCCAGTTACCGAAGCAGGAGCCGCAGAAAGCCCTGGCGCAGACCCGCGCCGCTGTATGACAAAGGAGGATTTCACATGAAAGAGCTGACCTATATCCGTGTTGGAGATTACTACATCCCAAATCTGAAGCTGGCAGAACAGCTGGACAAGCCCATCGGCAAGTATGGGCGTATGCGGCAGCGGTATTTGAAAGAATACCGCCCCGCCCTTTACAGCAGCCTGTTACTCTCTGAGAAGCTGTATTCCCACCTGTTAGAGATTGACGAGGTGGCAAATGCGCGCATGGACATTCTCATGCCGCAGCTTATGAAAGCCGCCGGTGCGACCGAGGAACTAAAGGCCGCCGATCAAATGAAGTGGGTGGGGCTTGCAAATAATTGCAGGGCGCAGGCCGAGGAAATTGTACTATCAGAACTGATTTTTGATTAGCTTTGT
This window of the Oscillospiraceae bacterium genome carries:
- a CDS encoding transposase, translated to MELVCRLLEVSRSGYYEWLGRKPSLRRQKDQELKRRLLSLHQRYPALGLDSLYHLIRPQLSCSRKRIHRLMNEMNISSTRRRAYKATTNSRHAHPIAPNLLARRFSFDKPDTAWVGDITYIPTGEGWLYCAVVKDLCTKQIVGYAFSDRIDTNLTLAALGMAVRRRKPLPGLIFHSDRGVQYAAYAYRQRLASLGIRQSMSRKGDPYDNAVAENFFSCLKCECVHLRHFASRAQAMADVFAYIETFYNPVRPHSSIGWRPPDAFARALSEHPAA
- a CDS encoding recombinase, giving the protein MLKTKITPLYERLSHDDELNGESNSISNQKSMLEDYARRNGFPNPTHFTDDGISGTRFDRPGFNAMMEEVEAGRVEAIIIKDMSRLGRDYLKVGQIMEILRIKGVRLIAINDGVDSINGDDDFTPFRNIMNEYYARDTSKKIKSVFKAKGMSGKHLTGTVIYGYLWDEKREHWFVDEEAAAVVKQIFRLTMEGFGPYQISQLLKQQKVEIPSVHLARYGEGVNKNKTVKDIYGWGSSTIVNILKKREYLGHTINFKTRKHFKDKKSHYVDESEWTIFENTHEAIIDQETFDNVQRIRGNVKRYPDGWGEAAPLTGLLYCADCGAKMYVHRMNNGKRISQYTCANYSKTPVGVLCPTQHRINESAVLNLVSDMLRAIADYSKNNRTEFVRTVQETQAAQQASNISKKKKRLAAAQKRAGELEKLMCRIYEDNVLGKLPDARYAALDAQYAKEQGELASEIAELEKAIRDYEQTRKSAEKFISLIDKYENFDNLTTAMLNEFVEKILVHERDRKGSIETTQEIEIYFNFVGKYVPPHFGEVDLTPEELEALRKKEERKDRLHQNYLKRKASGAQKRYEDKIKAKKKAEMDAKKAAIRAEDMARGVFIPVSQLPKQEPQKALAQTRAAV